The following nucleotide sequence is from Branchiostoma lanceolatum isolate klBraLanc5 chromosome 18, klBraLanc5.hap2, whole genome shotgun sequence.
tctactactgaAGTAGACTACgctgtgtagtactacagttaaaagaacaagtgtaaattgggcctaagatCATTTTCCTAACCCTAAGGTAGGACCTGGTAAACCATAACTTAGTCGAATTTTCTGACTATACTATAATACTCGGGCTTGCctgacaatgtatacatgtacataacatgttTTTCTTATACCTAAGGCAGGACCTGGAAGACTATAACTTAGTCAAATTTTGCGACtatactatagtactcgggcttgcttgacaatgtatacatgtacataaaatgtTTTCCTATACCTAAGGCAGGACCTGGTAGACTATAACTTAGTCAAATTTTGCGACTATACTATAGTATTCGGGCttacttgacaatgtatacatgtacatagaatgtTTTTCCTATACCTAAGGTAGGACCTGGTAGACTATAACTTAGTCAAATTTTGCGACTATACTATAGTTCTTGGGCTTGCTTGACAATTTATACATGTGCCAAGGACCTTGCATGTAAATAAGATATCTTTCCTATGCCTTAGGCAGGACCTGGTAGACTATAAATTAGTCGCATTTTCTGACtatactatagtactcgggcttgcttgacaatgtatacatgtacacaagatGTTTTCCTAACCCTAAGGTATGACCTGGTAGACTAAAACCTGCCCCTCACTGTAGCACGGCAGGAAGAGCTCCTGTGTCCCGTCCCCGTCCACATCGCCTAGCTGGAACCCGTTCCCGATCACACCGTGCCCGGCGTGAAAGGACGTCCGCTCGTACCTGAGAAAAGCGCGGGAACAGAAGAACTTTTAaattattgcgcgacaattgtaacgggtacaatgtatggcaattagtagatacataacaatcgactatttctaatatttaacaatttcaaagaacttatctataacatgaataacaatcgatctaatggctaaaacagtatacaatgtaatgatgacgatgatagtattctgtgtcaaaaatgtaaaacaatgtctcgTTATTGCATtgagttgtatataaattggcctacatagatatatgaacagggcaggacaatatcatattgaatttaATATCTCTGTCTTGTTATGCGGCAGTTTACCGGAGTTACATACAATCGATTTAAGCACTTTCTGCCATGATTTGTATTTTTTATATTATTCATATTTGTTAATTGACAATTAGGCAaaaaagtcaaattttcatgacaaGCCATTTCCTCCAAATCTCCAGTTGTGTACAATAAATCACGAAAACCTACAAGTACAATCAGTAATTCAAAGTGTGAACAATTTTTAAAATGTTCCAGTTTTACATTGTGTAGTGTACCGTCATTGTGTTGATGTAGATCTATCATGATATTCGAAAGAAGTGATAACAGTCTACTTCTTGGACTGGTATATAgttttagttaaaatcctcccacaccattattgatgtatagggcggtgcccatctccgttttatagccctgggccacactgttgttcaatcactgtagcagggggctagtccactggcagtggagtgtgtttaacttccatactgtttcacaagtatgtaccatatttataaagtctttgggaTGAcacaatgcgcctcttgtccagaggtgtcctacccggcaacgaactcgggccttctggtccaagtaattggaaccagatgaGGTGAGAGACAAATGCGCAGACGGTAACGTTATATAGTTTAATAAAGTGTAATTCTCAGTGGTTCCTTACATGTTGGATAATCAATATTTGTATTGAATTTAGATTGAAGAACGGCATCTAGCGGAATTTAAGGAAATTACATCATATAGTTGCACATACAACGCTCCGAGACTTTGTCGCCAGTATCATAGGTGTTCTCAGAAACGAAACCTAACAGTTTGCATAGGCCTAGTTTTACATAGGCCTAGACATCGCAGAGTGGATGTACCTTAGCCTGGCCGAAAGGCTTActgctgcaagaaacagacgagcctggagtcAGATGTCCATTTTCAtttctaccttgtccccccaacgacccggaggtcaagggactaggtaggtaggtaggtaggtttgTAAAAAAAGTGTACCTCCAATCCGTGGGGCTCTGACTGGCCGGTGAGAGGATGTAGGCATGTCCGTCGTCGTACCCCGACACAAGGATAGAAGGCTTCCCTGTGCTGATGTGGAGATATAACAGAGACGTTATTATCTCATGATAGTAAGATGATAAACACACCAGATATGACGGGGAGGAGATGGGTGGGTTCAGGCCAGTGGATGGATCAGAAATGGACATTAAAAGGGTGCAAACAAACACCTTCACGCATACGGAGAAACacgaacacatacacacatacacgcacacacacatgcaccagGTAcccgcacacatacacacgcgagcgcacacacacacacacacacacacacacacacacacacacacacacagagagagagagacacacacacacagacacacacacacacacacatgcacacatacacacaaacaccaaaaaatgTCTCAAAATCCAACCCTTAAAACGATTACGGGGTAGAAAACGACTGGATACGACATAGTGTTCACGgagtggggggagggggttatgCTTAGAAAAAGTCCCTTATCAACTTGCTAAATGGGCAACAACTTCTGGACATTGTTAAACCTTTAAGAAGGAAGAATGCTCTGTGTTCCTCTCACCTATTCGCTACAAAAGAGTTCTGGACATTGTTAAACCTTTAAGAAGGAAGAATGTTATGTGTTCCTCTCACCTGTTCGCTACAAAAGGGTAGAACGGGACGGCGAACCCAGGCGACCCTTTGCCCTGTTTGAACAGACCCGGGACGCTGAAACCGTCCGAGATGACGCGTCGTTCCCAGGGTCCCTTCGTGACGTCATCGGGGATCTCGTACACAAGCACCGTGCCGTTGTCAGGACTAGATATTGTAGACAGTGTTATTGACAGAACGTATGTAAGTCCATGctcatttgattatatggataacatcatctgggcaccccaaaactaatgcgtgTGCGCAAAAAAAGGCGGaccaaaaaagttgccttcattatgaagtcTAAGAgaccaggaaggttgaacaaattacTGAACACACAAGAAATGGTAAACCAACAGCACATTTTTAACTTGGTTATTTTACGTCTTCTTCTttgaatctgaaaaaaaatcagaatcaaAATAACCTCAAGCGTAAATGacacaaatgttaacaaatccTAGGAAGTAACAAGTATTTAGCAACAGCCATTTTAACGGACCGTACACCTATTCTGACCTGTTAACTGTGACCAGAAGATCCAGCTTGCTGTCGCTATTCATGTCAGCGACCTGTGAGTAGCAAGTAgaattttttatcaaaataaaaaaagtcgACATAACATAAACAATAACATAATATCACAGGAGTGGACTCAAGAAGGCAAGGATATGCACATAATTTGTATTTCAGGGCCGAGTCACAATTAGTGTCCgatacttcaacttcaacttacgACACGACACGACAGCAAAATGACAGCATTCGTGGGTGTGTCGTAAAAAATGCAGCTGTCTTGTAGCTGAAACGGTTGCCTTAGATCCTTGTTGAACAGTCTCACTAGAAATCGTATGACAAATGACAAATGTGACAGTATTTCGTCAGTTAGGGtgttgtccttagtgctgaatgagATTCTGGTAGACACAAAGGCTATATTCAAATAGCGCTCCCTAGCACAATCTTCTTCTAAGAAAAAGTGTACGTATTTTGGATCCGTAAAAACGGAGGAATATCTTACGTTTTtggactgtttgtttgtttgtctcggtgtgtgtgtgcaagtctGTTCCAGCTGGCCCGGGTCCTAAGTTGACTCGAGTGGCGGAAAAAGTTGTAACAGTAATAACTGAAAAAGTTCTGTTAATGATTACCTCCACAGAGAAGTATACTCCCAGCTCATCATCTATTGTCTTCGTTCTGACCTTTGTTTCGTCACTCCAATCTCCGTTCTGATCTGAATAAAAAGTGAACACATTTTGTTAGCGCGGTGACTTGCCCTGTACTTGACACCGCCGGCCAGCAAGTTAGGAGAGGGAATTAACTGGTCTTACCTGGTTTGATGGCAACATGAACGGAGTCGGAAGGTTGCGTTTTGATGGTTTAATTAAGAAGAGTTAGTAGTTCACCGTGATTACATATATGCCGCCTGAGTCTACTGACTAATGCAAGTCCCGGTACAGTTCTTGATTGTGATGAAAGCCTCCTCGTGTGGAATCTTGAAGTTAGTCCGAGTTGTATGATTAGTTCAAAGTTCCGAGTGGATGTCGCAGTAATCCAAGTTGAATAGCGATCCAACAATTGTCCATGCATCCTGGCAAGTGCCTCCAAAGTCCAGATAAGTGCCTTCAAAGTCCAGATAAGTACCTTCAAAGTCCAGATAAGTACCGTAAAAACTGGTCAATTCTCCCAACCTTTCTGACCCAGTCCTCTATCCTTTCTTGACTTGTCTTTCTCCTCCCAGTGAAGAGCCTGATTTCTTCCTGCTTGTCCGGCAAGGAAGTCCTGATTTCTTCCCCCTGTGGGAAGCCTAAATccttctttctccctgtgagaAAGCCTGTCCCTCTCTTCAGAGTGAGCCTATTTTCTTTCCATGTGCTGAGGTCCCTAGAGTCTATCCTAACACGTGTCCTAGATTTGGCGGGAACTTGCCTGTATCTTATCAACATTTCTAAAGGCGGCAAATTTAAGAAACATTGGCATTTACACATTTTAAGAGCGCACAAAAAGATCTGAAAATACccagatgaaataaaatgaaatgttttgcatTTACATTTTTTACCGAAAAAAAGAGCGATGTGTGGAGAAGATAAACACCTTCATCCTTACACTTCCGAGTCCGATTTATAGAAGAATCATAGAAACAtttaaacattaaaccaccCAACTTGCTTCATAGTAAGCTTTAACCCTTGACCTTTATCCTTTCTTTACATAAGTTTGCAAATGCTAACCTTCTGTCCAGGTCACACACAGCTTCTTGCTGAAGTACCCGGCACTGAAGATGACAGTTTTGTTTTTCCCGCCAACAATCAAATTTGCCGACCGGAAGAACAAATCAGCGCAATCGGAAATGACGTGACCGTTCCAAGATGGCGACAACGCCGGGTAGGACGATGGTTGTTCGAACCATACCAGTTGACTTTTTGAGGACGCTTCTACACCTGCTGgcattgaaaacaaaaactttaaCTAAAAAGACACATATATGATCCTTACATTATTGTGACAGTCTCAGTTTATTGCGTATTAGATAATAAATTGTACTGTGATATCATTATCGTTTTCCACTACTGCTTTGAAGCACAAGCAGTATAgtctttgtttaaaaaagacACTCCTTGCCATACACTTGTTAAAGAGTCTCTGAGCCATGTGATTTAGGCTtttgtgatgacgtcaccatgacATAAGTCTAGTCCGTCATGatgtacctccccaaccgaagtcaggtagcAACCTAGGTGAAGTGGGAAACTAGttcatttcccaagggcacaacatctagAGAGGGACGCCGCGAGTCGAACGCATGCCTTCTAGTCCTCGTGTCCGCGAGCTCGAGCCTAGCC
It contains:
- the LOC136424012 gene encoding uncharacterized protein; translation: MKIAEPAYLRLVPNVTANRTVYDLVIATFSSVPFTVDHVQYVPDVGRHLDDPANWSPRLITNRPHFPNEVNIVPDDVFQQPGVLSVASGFFSPTKTHGSVDLLQGWAKQEVSPVTISSQASGEEWFYHRVEWADMNGDGRKDAITARANFNPLDQLGVEASSKSQLVWFEQPSSYPALSPSWNGHVISDCADLFFRSANLIVGGKNKTVIFSAGYFSKKLCVTWTEDQNGDWSDETKVRTKTIDDELGVYFSVEVADMNSDSKLDLLVTVNSPDNGTVLVYEIPDDVTKGPWERRVISDGFSVPGLFKQGKGSPGFAVPFYPFVANSTGKPSILVSGYDDGHAYILSPASQSPTDWRYERTSFHAGHGVIGNGFQLGDVDGDGTQELFLPCYSEGQVLVYQVIP